One stretch of Streptomyces sp. R21 DNA includes these proteins:
- a CDS encoding ABC transporter ATP-binding protein, whose amino-acid sequence MTTNTTTGTPVLEASGVTMRFGGLTAVRSVDFTVNSGEIVGLIGPNGAGKTTFFNCLTGLYIPTEGTVRYQGNVLPAKPHLVTKAGMARTFQNIRLFANMTVLENVLVGRHTRTKEGLWSALLRGPGFKKAEKASEERAMELLEFIGLEDKRDHLARNLPYGEQRKLEIARALASEPGLLLLDEPTAGMNPQETRATEELVFAIRDKGIAVLVIEHDMRFIFNLCDRVAVLVQGEKLVEGTSDVVQADERVVAAYLGEPFEGAPGDAEITEVEAAETGADTPGSTSTKGDTQ is encoded by the coding sequence ATGACCACGAACACCACCACCGGCACCCCCGTTCTCGAAGCCTCCGGCGTCACCATGCGATTCGGCGGCCTCACCGCCGTACGCAGCGTCGACTTCACCGTCAACAGCGGCGAGATCGTCGGCCTCATCGGCCCCAACGGCGCCGGCAAGACCACCTTCTTCAACTGCCTCACCGGCCTCTACATCCCCACCGAGGGCACCGTCCGCTACCAGGGCAACGTCCTCCCGGCCAAACCCCACCTGGTCACCAAAGCCGGCATGGCCCGCACCTTCCAGAACATCCGGCTCTTCGCCAACATGACCGTCCTGGAAAACGTCCTCGTCGGCCGCCACACCCGCACCAAGGAAGGCCTCTGGTCCGCCCTCCTGCGCGGACCCGGCTTCAAGAAGGCCGAAAAGGCCTCCGAAGAGCGCGCCATGGAACTCCTCGAGTTCATCGGCCTCGAAGACAAGCGCGACCACCTCGCCCGAAACCTCCCCTACGGCGAACAGCGCAAGCTCGAGATCGCCAGGGCACTGGCCAGCGAGCCGGGCCTGCTGCTCCTCGACGAGCCCACAGCCGGCATGAACCCGCAGGAGACCAGGGCCACCGAAGAACTGGTCTTCGCCATCCGCGACAAGGGCATCGCCGTCCTCGTCATCGAGCACGACATGCGGTTCATCTTCAACCTCTGCGACCGCGTCGCCGTCCTCGTCCAGGGCGAGAAACTCGTCGAAGGCACCTCCGACGTCGTACAGGCCGACGAACGCGTCGTCGCCGCCTACCTCGGCGAACCCTTCGAAGGCGCCCCCGGAGACGCCGAGATCACGGAAGTGGAAGCGGCCGAAACCGGCGCCGACACCCCCGGCAGCACCAGCACCAAGGGAGACACCCAGTGA
- a CDS encoding branched-chain amino acid ABC transporter permease → MTTTETHETTPVIPLPEAGARLTLAVGAAATLASTFLSWTYTTEFPGDLTVTGYPGGLQVLTLVGAALTLLYALAGFGVRGLGWLNPAGTNTAVLLMALGTFATTWYTVIAIATELGGIVNLDPGGFIAAAASLIALLAALGLPLPRDTDPTSSRFARATAPIFGTAHGRLKKPKELNSWAEIGIIIAVFALGLFVSAYGIQTPYGELFVGFLIITGFAFGAIARAGLTTRLSALTAKHRQVTIGAAFAAAAAFPFTQDTDEFTLLAVSILIFATVALGLNVVVGLAGLLDLGYVAFLGVGAYTAALVSGSTASAFDVKFPFWAAALTGAAASLIFGVLIGAPTLRLRGDYLAIVTLGFGEIFRIAMGNLDGTSGPNITNGPNGIPNIPDLVIFGYDFGAEHTIAGFTLGSYANYFWLMLFVTAIVVTVFARAGNSRIGRAWVAIREDETAATAMGINGFRVKLIAFALGATLAGLAGTVQAHVQHTVVPEMYVFAGPVPPSSAFLLAAVILGGMGTITGPLVGATLLYVIPTKLQFLNDYQLLFFGIALVLLMRFRPEGIIANKRQQLEYHETDQLAVPDDTLPPGTVGVSKAGA, encoded by the coding sequence ATGACCACCACCGAAACCCACGAGACCACCCCGGTCATCCCGCTCCCCGAAGCAGGCGCCCGCCTCACCCTCGCCGTCGGAGCAGCAGCCACCCTCGCGAGCACCTTCCTCTCCTGGACCTACACCACCGAATTCCCCGGCGACCTCACCGTCACCGGCTACCCCGGCGGCCTCCAGGTCCTCACGCTCGTCGGCGCGGCCCTCACCCTCCTCTACGCCCTCGCAGGCTTCGGAGTACGCGGCCTCGGCTGGCTCAACCCGGCCGGCACCAACACCGCCGTGCTCCTCATGGCGCTCGGCACCTTCGCCACCACCTGGTACACCGTCATCGCCATCGCCACCGAACTCGGCGGCATCGTCAACCTCGACCCCGGTGGCTTCATCGCGGCCGCAGCATCGCTCATCGCCCTGCTCGCCGCCCTCGGACTCCCCCTCCCCCGGGACACCGACCCCACCAGCAGCCGCTTCGCCCGGGCCACCGCCCCGATCTTCGGCACCGCCCACGGCCGCCTGAAGAAGCCCAAGGAACTCAACTCCTGGGCCGAGATCGGCATCATCATCGCCGTCTTCGCCCTCGGCCTCTTCGTCTCCGCCTACGGCATCCAAACCCCCTACGGCGAACTCTTCGTCGGCTTCCTCATCATCACCGGCTTCGCCTTCGGAGCCATCGCCCGCGCCGGTCTCACCACCCGCCTGAGCGCCCTCACCGCCAAGCACCGCCAGGTCACCATCGGCGCCGCCTTCGCAGCCGCCGCGGCCTTCCCCTTCACCCAGGACACCGACGAGTTCACCCTCCTCGCCGTCAGCATCCTGATCTTCGCCACCGTCGCCCTCGGCCTCAACGTCGTCGTCGGCCTCGCCGGACTCCTCGACCTCGGATACGTCGCCTTCCTCGGCGTCGGCGCCTACACCGCGGCCCTCGTCTCCGGCAGCACCGCGTCCGCCTTCGACGTCAAGTTCCCCTTCTGGGCCGCCGCCCTCACCGGCGCCGCCGCATCGCTCATCTTCGGCGTCCTCATCGGCGCCCCCACCCTGCGGCTGCGCGGCGACTACCTCGCCATCGTCACCCTCGGCTTCGGAGAAATCTTCCGCATCGCCATGGGCAACCTCGACGGCACCTCCGGGCCCAACATCACCAACGGCCCCAACGGCATCCCCAACATCCCCGACCTCGTCATCTTCGGATACGACTTCGGCGCCGAGCACACCATCGCCGGATTCACCCTCGGCTCCTACGCCAACTACTTCTGGCTGATGCTCTTCGTCACCGCCATCGTCGTCACCGTCTTCGCCCGCGCCGGAAACTCCCGCATCGGCCGCGCCTGGGTCGCCATCCGCGAGGACGAGACCGCCGCCACCGCCATGGGCATCAACGGCTTCCGCGTCAAGCTCATCGCCTTCGCCCTCGGCGCCACCCTCGCCGGCCTCGCCGGCACCGTGCAGGCACACGTCCAGCACACCGTCGTCCCGGAGATGTACGTCTTCGCAGGCCCCGTCCCGCCGAGCTCCGCGTTCCTCCTCGCCGCCGTCATCCTCGGCGGCATGGGAACCATCACCGGCCCCCTCGTCGGCGCCACCCTGCTCTACGTCATCCCCACCAAGCTGCAGTTCCTCAACGACTACCAGCTCCTCTTCTTCGGCATCGCGCTCGTCCTCCTCATGCGCTTCCGCCCCGAAGGAATCATCGCCAACAAGCGGCAGCAGCTCGAATACCACGAGACCGACCAACTCGCCGTACCCGACGACACGCTCCCCCCAGGCACGGTCGGCGTCTCCAAGGCAGGGGCGTGA
- a CDS encoding ANTAR domain-containing response regulator, with amino-acid sequence MTAPESPQPVDAPDDDKSHVPPLTTRVVIAEDEALIRLDLKEMLEEEGYTVVGEAGDGEQAVELAREHRPDLVILDVKMPKLDGISAAEKIAEESIAPVLMLTAFSQRDLVERARDAGAMAYLVKPFSKSDVVPAIEMAVSRFTELKALEKEIEDLTQRLETRKLVDRAKSVLQTEYGLTEPAAFRWIQKTSMDRRMSMQQVAEAVIQDAEEKKSAKG; translated from the coding sequence GTGACCGCCCCCGAGTCGCCCCAGCCCGTGGACGCGCCCGACGACGACAAGTCGCACGTGCCTCCGCTGACGACCCGTGTCGTCATCGCCGAGGACGAGGCGCTGATTCGTCTCGACCTCAAAGAGATGCTCGAAGAAGAGGGCTACACCGTCGTAGGTGAGGCGGGCGACGGCGAGCAGGCCGTCGAGCTGGCCCGTGAGCACCGCCCGGACCTCGTCATTCTCGATGTGAAGATGCCGAAGCTCGACGGTATCTCGGCGGCGGAGAAGATCGCCGAGGAGAGCATCGCGCCGGTGCTGATGCTCACGGCGTTCTCGCAGCGCGATCTTGTCGAGCGTGCGCGTGACGCGGGTGCGATGGCGTACCTGGTGAAGCCGTTCAGCAAGAGCGATGTCGTGCCCGCCATCGAGATGGCCGTGTCCCGCTTCACGGAGTTGAAGGCGCTGGAGAAGGAGATCGAGGATCTCACTCAGCGGCTGGAGACGCGGAAGCTGGTGGACCGGGCGAAGTCGGTCCTGCAGACGGAGTACGGGCTGACGGAGCCGGCCGCGTTCCGGTGGATCCAGAAGACGTCGATGGACCGGCGTATGTCGATGCAGCAGGTCGCTGAGGCGGTCATTCAGGACGCCGAGGAGAAGAAGTCCGCGAAGGGCTGA
- a CDS encoding ABC transporter ATP-binding protein: MTALLEVEDLRVSYGKIEAVKGISFSVEAGQVVTLIGTNGAGKTTTLRTLSGLLKPTSGRIVFDGQPLAHVPAHKIVALGLAHSPEGRHIFPRLTIAENLQLGAFLRKDKAGIEKDIQRAYELFPILGERRKQAAGTLSGGEQQMLAMGRALMSQPKLLMLDEPSMGLSPIMMQKIMSTIAELKASGTTILLVEQNAQAALSLADQGHVMEVGSIVLSGTGQHLLHDESVRKAYLGED; encoded by the coding sequence GTGACCGCACTGCTCGAGGTCGAGGACCTCAGGGTCTCCTACGGCAAGATCGAAGCCGTCAAGGGCATCTCCTTCAGCGTCGAAGCAGGCCAGGTCGTCACCCTCATCGGCACCAACGGCGCCGGCAAGACCACCACCCTGCGCACCCTCTCCGGCCTCCTCAAGCCCACCTCCGGCCGGATCGTCTTCGACGGCCAACCCCTCGCCCACGTACCCGCCCACAAGATCGTCGCCCTCGGACTCGCCCACTCCCCCGAAGGCCGGCACATCTTCCCCCGCCTCACCATCGCCGAGAACCTCCAGCTCGGAGCGTTCCTCCGCAAGGACAAGGCAGGCATCGAGAAGGACATCCAGCGCGCCTACGAACTCTTCCCCATCCTGGGAGAGCGCCGCAAGCAGGCCGCAGGCACCCTCTCCGGCGGCGAACAGCAGATGCTCGCCATGGGCCGCGCCCTCATGTCCCAGCCCAAACTGCTCATGCTCGACGAACCCTCCATGGGCCTCTCGCCGATCATGATGCAGAAGATCATGTCCACCATCGCCGAGCTCAAGGCCTCCGGAACAACGATTCTGCTCGTCGAGCAGAACGCCCAGGCGGCCCTCTCCCTCGCCGACCAAGGACACGTCATGGAGGTCGGCAGCATCGTCCTCTCCGGCACCGGACAGCACCTCCTGCACGACGAATCCGTGCGGAAGGCATACCTCGGCGAGGACTGA